The genomic DNA CTTCTTCTAGGACTTCTCCATATCAGTTAAACTTATAGTATACATCTAAATAAatattctaaattttataaattatgaTGTAATAAATTTGAGTTCAAAAAAATTGAGCAAATTTAtcatataaattataaattaataatatgATTTATAATTGAATAAAGCATTATACTAATGTTataagtaatatatatatatatatatattattttaaaaataaaatattaaaaaatttgtcAGTAATCTGACCGCCGCATGTAGTTTTATGATTCAATTTAGATTCTTTAAATCCAATTAATGATGACAGCTAGATATAATAATATATAGAGTGGTGCAAACTTCAAAATTCATCAACCACATAGGTAATTTTaagtaaaatattttaattaacaAAATAGTATACTTATTCAGCATACTTGCTCATTTTAACTTCGACTAACAAAATAGTTTTATAAAACTTTTTTTTTACTAATATAATTCGTAGTCTTACAAATAAGTATGAATTCTCAAAAATTATGAGTAAAAGTCTAATTCAGAGCTGGGAGATATATTCCCTTGCTGGGAGTTTTGCCAGAAAATATCGGGTTGGCAGTGCCGAAGTGGCATGTGAGCTTTATGTAGGCGAGGGTAGATGAGGTAAAACAATACTCAAGAGTGCGAGTATGCAACAATAAATCGAGGATATGTCTATAAATATAAAGCGGGTTGTTCGATGATGCATGGTCAAAAGAAGAGCACATACATGGGCACAAAGAAGATAAGAATGACATATGCAGAGCGGTGACATATATAAATTTAGAGAAATATTATCCTTATTGGATGATGAGTATTGAGTTGTTGGAAGAGGAGTCTTAAAGGAATTGCTCTCTAACAAACACCTGTACTGTTGAGCCCTCTACAAGCAACCACGTACCCATCTCATTCTCAGTTAGCTGTCTCTCTTGTATTTAATTAATGATTACTTATATTGACCAACAAAAAAGATAtactctctctcttctctctcgatctctctctctctcaagtAAAGATAGAAAATGGAGGTGGGGAGGGGTAGTAGAAGCCTAATAAGAGTTCTGTTGATAGTGAACTTTGTTGCATATTTGATTGTACTTGGACTAGCTGCATGGTCTATTGATAAATATATTGATGGTGAACAAGATCATCCTCGTAAGTATTCTTTCTAATTAATCTGTATGTAGTTCTCTTTTACCTTAATTTGTTGAGCTAATTAAAAACATGGGTTAGACTTGGGTGGGAATCCATCAACAAGCTTCATGTTAATATTTGCACTAATAGCTGGAGCAATCGGGGAGTGCTCAGTGCTGATTGGGTTCACTCATCTACGAGCATGGCGCAGTGATAGTCTTGCTACTGCTGCTTCTTCTGCCATCATCTCTTGGGCGATAACTGCTCTTTCTTTCGGGTATGTATCTGTATCTATACGTATCATGATCCTAAATATATATACCTGTCTAGCTTGTGTTTCCTCTTTTAACTCGGGCTATGATGTTCCTGGGGATACAGTCTTGTTTGCAAAGAGATCATAATGGGAGGCCACAGAGGCAAACGCCTGGTACGTACATTTGCCTAATTTTATTGGCTTCACCTTTGTAATTAGTTTGGTGGTACAGCTGAAAATTTTAAGTAATTGCAGCAAACACTGGAAGCTTTTATCACCATATCAGCACTAAGCCAATTGATGTATGTGTTGCTATTGCATGCTGGAATGTTGAGCACCCGGTTTGGACCAAACTACGGATCATCATCGTAGCTGCAGCACTACCTGCGTCTCAGTTTCCTACATGTAAACCATGTTTTTGTACTTTTGGTACAACCATGTACAAAATCCTACTCCAAATCGGGCCTTAAATGACGATTTTGCGCGTGTCAAAAAAACCATTACGGTGGCTTAATGCACTGTTTTATCAGCAGAGTTCTTGGCATACAAACTTGAAATTGTCTATCTTGTGGTTTATGAGCTAATTAGTACGGGTGCCACAAAATCTTTGTGTGCTTTATGAATAAAGAAATTTCTTAAATTGCTTGCTTGATAGTTATTGACAAAACGATAGTACACACATTAATTCACGCACAAGAAGAACCCATTTGAATCTGCACTTTCGTCAACAACTATAGCATCTACGCTCCGACCATTAGCACTTATAGTGATTCTTTTTAGGCATTTTGATCCTCCACTATACCAACTCAGAGAGGGCCGCGATACGAGTATCGTCGTCATGGAACTGACCATCGCATTAAACCTCCGCCTTTTTTAAAACTATTTATAGTTAGAGTTGCCTTGGTATTTTTAGTTACAGGTGGTGAACATTTGTCAGTGAGCTTTCCCTGTTTACACGGCTCGGAACCGTCCACCTGATTGCAACCTTCAGCATGTGTACTGATAAGAATGAGCAGTGTTGCAAGAAGGGATGCTAAAATTGAGCTCTTCATTTCTTAGTTACTTTTCGCCCTTCTGTATCATGTTTTGATTTTGTTGCACGAAGAAACTACTTGTGAATGCAAACTATTTATAGGTCGAGAGGCCGAATACCTAAAATATCCAAAACATTGAACTGTAGATATTAGTATAAGATGGTAGCTCAGGGTTCAACTCGgttttttatttcaatttcaatattaatatatatattttcaatTATATTTTTAACGAAGTTGAAAAGTGGCcaattaatatcttattttaCTTTCTTTTTCAATTTACAAATTATTGTACATTTTTTTATACCTTTTAAGTTGTATAAGAGGCGTCTACGATGCtcggaaattttcaaaaataatcttattttgattttactttaatctcaaaattattttatatccTCTATTAAACTTTTCAGTTATAGAATGGGAGGCCGTCGAAACGAAATCTGTAAAACAGTcaattaatatcttattttaattttattccaaattcaattttttttatatcaTCTACTATATTTTTTAGTTATATAATATGAGATGTCGAAAACGAACCCGAAAAATAGCCAATCAATAtcttatttatattttatttcaatttcaaaattattatatattcTTTTTACCTTTTTAGTTGTTGAATAGGAGGCGGGTGAAGCTGAGAAACTGTGaataaatattttagtttaattttattccaattttaaaataattgtatATCTTCTATTATATTTTTTTGTTATAAAATATGATGTGAGTCGAAAACGAAACTGAAATGCGACTAATTATTGTGTTACTTTGATTTTATTCCAAATTCTAAATTGTTGTAAATCTTCTTTTAAACCTTTTTAGTTGTTGCACGATGCCGAAAATTGTCAATAAATTTCTTATTTTGATTTTACTTCaatctcaaaattattttatatctTCTCTTATACTTTTTAGTTAGAGAATAGAAGGCGTTATCGGAAACGAAGTACAGAAACAgtcaatttatattttatttagatttttttttcaatttctaaattattgtatatcattttttataaattattagTTGCAGAATACGAGGCGTCGTCGAAGACGACGCCGAGAAACTGTCAATTAATATCTTATTTTTAATTTGAGTCCAATTTTAATTTGTTTATATCCTCTATTATACTTTTTAGTTATATATTACAATGCAACGAAGCCGAGAAATAGTCAACTAAtatatatttttgatttttttttcaatttcaaaattattgtgTATCCTCTTTAATACCATTTTAGTTGTATAACACAAGGCGGCGACCAACGATGCCGagaaatattttaataaatatcttatattgattttattccactttcaaaattattatatatccTTTATTTATCTCTTTTTAGTTGCAGAATATGAGGGTCAATGACGCTGAATAATTGTCAATAAACatcttattttaatttattcTAATTTCAAACTTATGAAAAAAAAAGTTATgcaaaaaaattaataaatgatGTAATGAAACATATAGAAGGGTAGAATATAAAAAGTAATGTGAATAACTATATTACCTTCATTTGTGATTCAAATGATGGTTATTTTTGAGTTTGTAGTAAAAAATGAACACTAATTTTTTGGTACAGAAgcttgatgaagaagatgagatgTGTCAATTCTGTTGCATACTTTATTAAAGGGATTTATACTTCTTATTAAATTATACTTGTAACAGCCCACAATTCAGGGTTATTAATTCTAAATACAAACTTAAATAAAAAAGATTCTTATTTGATAATTTAAATATATCACGAATGTCAAAAGAGCGGTCAAACTTATTAAATCAAAACTATAAAAATAGAGATGCAActccacaaatccgataataattgtctaaaCTGATAATCATATTTATTCTCGAAAAATAAATTCTTTATGCTAACTCAAATAGTACGAAACTAAGCAGCACAGATCTCCACATATTCTCATTCCTTATTCTTAATATGCTCCAAAATTCCGATcctgaaatattaaaaggggtgagctacaaaaCTCATCAAGTACAAATTAACTTACTCTTAAACAGAAAAATAATGGGTGTTTTAATGAAATGATTTTTCTTAAAATAACAagaattttgtaaaatattttctgaaataaaggcaacccaaagttttatattttaaaattcagaatttaaatcaTAACAGAATATAACATAATTTTATAACATATCAGAACAGAGACAGAATGAAataataattcttataaataccacaatTTTGATCTACGGCCACACCATCTAATTCtcattcttattctttataccacactttgcccGTGATCGGCATCTAaaattcaataattacgcgcccttaataggtatcgAAAGTTGCACATTTGTGCGCCTACTAAGTGTATCTAAGGGGGGTGTATTGAATTAGGATTCTAAAGAATTTTTTTTCATTCATGAAATCCAGGTTTATTCAACTGGGATTTTAAAAAATGTATTAGAATTTTATGGTATTCAACTAGGATTTTAAATTATGTTACAAAATCTGGTGGTATTCAATCGGGATTTTAAATTATGCTTAAAAATCTGAAGGTATTCAACTGGGATTATTTAAAATCCattaaaatctgatggtattcatATGCTgatgaatttttttgaaaaatggcCCTAATTCTCACAATATTGGAGTAATATGCCCttaatatcacaatataaaaaGATGGTCATTTCTCTCACACAAAAACGTTCATAAAATATGCGTTTATACTTATACTCATATGTTGTTGTTGCTGAGTTGGTTTTGCCTTGCAAATAGAAGCTTAGCGCTGCCCAAAAACATATTTTTTTAGCATAAAAACGCATAAATACAATGCGTTTGCAAAAACAAAACGCATGGAAAACATGTGTGTAGTGTAGTGCTGTAACGTGCTCTGTAAATGCGTTttcaatatttttatttttttagttttaaattttcagtttttaatttttataattaatataaaCGCAAATTAAAAATGCGTTTCCTGAAAACGAAACTTAAAAATGCGTTTTTGTGTGATAAAAAAGGCCATTTTCCTGAAATGTGAGATTTTGGGCCATTTTACTTGAAATTGTGATATTATGGGCCAACACCCGATTTTTTTGGACTttataaaatgatggattttgtggcATAGTTCAATgtattttatgattttttaaattCCACCATAATTCATGAGATTTTGAATAATTGTGTTTAAATCCTAAAGACTCTTCATCAACTCTACGACTTTTTATCTAGAATCCGCGTAAAATTAAAATCGGATATAATCCATTAAAATCCATGGATTATATATAATACATTAAAATCCTATTTCAATACACCCCCTAAGGCTAGTTCCAGAattatagcgtaaattacgaacgggttcgaaaacgtagagactgagttgtaaaattcacaaatacttatatcttataatttcgaaatcaaagttCTTATATATTATACGAAATCCAAAAACTGAATTGAAATATTTTTTTCAGAAAATTTAAAGTAAATCAAAAATACTTAACTCGAATTCGACACTTAAAGTCTGAAATTAACAACACGAACAATCCTAAAATTTAATGAGTAAAAcataatcaattatttaattccTAAACAAATTCTAGTCACGGTACAAGAAATATGGGACATACATCTCACTTTATCATATTTAACTACCAATCataacaaaatcaaaacaaatgGGCCTTAAAGCCCAGTAAACTACTCGACTAAAAACAGAGTTCTAAAACAGCAAAATCACTTTATTTTCTTGACTTGCAAATTAACTTGCAAAATATACATATAAATCTACACACGGCATGCAAATATACTAATAAACAATTAACAACTTGTCACCTTAAATCAAAAAGTTGTCACCTTgaatcaaactttaacatgtttTCTTAATCACTTAATTAGCCAAAACAAATACAGGGCATGCATATTAAAAACACATCTTAACCTGACATTATAGTCATGAAGTAGGTTATATTCAATTATTAGCAATTATTCACCCTAATAACTTAAACGAAACAAATTAAATTTAAATACGGACCAAAGCATGCTATTCTATACCACATCTTATTTCTTAAagattttattttttaaaaaaatataataatagaataattatcaaatttaacaaatataattaaataaataacttgaaAATGTTTTTATACtactttattaattattataagACAGGATACAAGCAGGAAGCACAAACTAGTATATTTATTAGTAATTTAACTTACATGGCGAACTAATATTCACAGATGTGATATGTCCTTTTTTATAACAATGCaattcataaaaaaaaaaaaaaaaaattgtgaCATTGTGTTTCGAAATCTGTGCCAACGCATACGGTGAGCAAGAGTCAAGAGACATATATGAGACATATAAGACAAATAAATAAGAGTAAATTACAGGGGTGTAGCCAAGGTATACAC from Apium graveolens cultivar Ventura chromosome 5, ASM990537v1, whole genome shotgun sequence includes the following:
- the LOC141659670 gene encoding membrane protein PM19L-like isoform X1, whose protein sequence is MEVGRGSRSLIRVLLIVNFVAYLIVLGLAAWSIDKYIDGEQDHPHLGGNPSTSFMLIFALIAGAIGECSVLIGFTHLRAWRSDSLATAASSAIISWAITALSFGLVCKEIIMGGHRGKRLQTLEAFITISALSQLMYVLLLHAGMLSTRFGPNYGSSS
- the LOC141659670 gene encoding membrane protein PM19L-like isoform X2, producing the protein MEVGRGSRSLIRVLLIVNFVAYLIVLGLAAWSIDKYIDGEQDHPPGAIGECSVLIGFTHLRAWRSDSLATAASSAIISWAITALSFGLVCKEIIMGGHRGKRLQTLEAFITISALSQLMYVLLLHAGMLSTRFGPNYGSSS